In Jatrophihabitans sp., a single window of DNA contains:
- a CDS encoding GAF and ANTAR domain-containing protein: MPITRSASFAALARELATQPSLAATLQAIVEHAAATLPGAQDAAITMKRGSQRYETVASTGELPLQVDAIQYRTNEGPCLQALEQHHVFRSDDLGADPRWPAFGREAAAKTPVTSMMSHRLFLEDSDTIGALNLYSREPAAFAELELTALDDLATHCAIALAKAAEREQNQHLRAALESNRDIGIAIGILMATKLVTKQQAFDALRITSQHTHRKLHLVALEVAETGELPQFQPLPADLDPTSLS, encoded by the coding sequence ATGCCGATCACCCGCTCTGCGAGCTTCGCCGCACTCGCCCGCGAACTCGCCACCCAACCGTCGCTGGCAGCCACCTTGCAAGCCATCGTCGAGCACGCGGCCGCCACCTTGCCTGGCGCTCAGGACGCGGCGATCACGATGAAGCGTGGCAGCCAGCGTTATGAGACGGTCGCCTCGACAGGTGAGCTACCGCTCCAGGTCGACGCGATCCAGTACCGGACCAACGAAGGACCGTGCCTGCAGGCGCTGGAACAGCACCACGTGTTCCGCTCCGATGACCTCGGCGCCGACCCTCGTTGGCCTGCCTTCGGCCGCGAGGCCGCGGCCAAGACCCCGGTGACGAGCATGATGTCGCACCGGCTCTTTCTCGAGGACTCCGACACCATCGGCGCCTTAAACCTCTATTCGCGAGAGCCCGCGGCGTTCGCCGAACTCGAATTGACCGCTCTCGACGACCTGGCGACGCACTGCGCGATCGCGCTGGCCAAGGCAGCTGAACGCGAGCAGAACCAGCACCTGCGCGCCGCGCTGGAGAGCAACCGCGACATCGGCATCGCCATCGGAATTTTGATGGCGACCAAGTTGGTCACCAAGCAACAGGCCTTCGACGCCCTGCGCATCACCAGTCAGCACACGCATCGAAAACTCCATCTTGTCGCCCTTGAGGTCGCCGAGACCGGGGAGTTGCCCCAGTTCCAGCCGTTGCCTGCCGACCTCGATCCGACCAGCCTGAGCTGA
- the prfB gene encoding peptide chain release factor 2: MTDVPAELKELSATLTSIESVLDVPKLRAQVAELERQASDPELWNDPENAQKVTSKLSHTQGQVRRVEELRSRVDDAELLWEMAEAENDPDSRAEVEAELVKLTKAIGELEVQTLLSGKYDAREALVTIRSEAGGVDAADFAEMLMRMYLRWAERHNYATEVYDTSYAEEAGIKSATFQVRAPYAYGTLSVEQGTHRLVRISPFDNQGRRQTSFAGVEVLPVVESSDHVEIPDDELRVDVYRSSGPGGQGVNTTDSAVRLTHLPTGIVVSCQNERSQIQNRASAMAVLQAKLLERRREQEKAAMDDLKDAGNSWGNQMRSYVLHPYQMVKDLRTEHEVGNPSAVLDGDIDDFIEAGIRWRRSA, from the coding sequence GTGACCGACGTACCCGCCGAGCTGAAAGAGCTCTCGGCAACCCTGACCAGCATCGAATCGGTACTCGACGTGCCGAAGTTGCGCGCCCAGGTCGCCGAGCTCGAACGGCAGGCCTCGGACCCCGAACTGTGGAACGACCCGGAGAACGCCCAGAAGGTGACCTCCAAGCTCAGCCACACCCAGGGGCAGGTCCGCCGGGTCGAGGAGCTGCGCAGCCGGGTCGATGACGCCGAGCTGCTCTGGGAGATGGCCGAGGCCGAGAACGACCCGGACTCGCGCGCCGAGGTCGAGGCCGAGCTGGTCAAGCTCACCAAGGCCATCGGCGAGCTCGAGGTGCAGACGCTGCTGTCGGGCAAGTACGACGCCCGCGAGGCGCTGGTGACGATCCGGTCCGAGGCCGGCGGCGTCGACGCCGCCGACTTCGCCGAGATGCTGATGCGGATGTACCTGCGCTGGGCCGAGCGGCACAACTACGCCACCGAGGTCTATGACACCTCCTACGCCGAAGAGGCCGGCATCAAGTCGGCCACCTTCCAGGTCAGGGCGCCCTACGCCTACGGAACGCTGTCGGTCGAGCAGGGCACCCACCGGCTGGTGCGGATCAGCCCGTTCGACAACCAGGGCCGGCGCCAGACCAGCTTCGCCGGGGTCGAGGTGCTGCCGGTGGTGGAGTCCTCCGACCACGTCGAGATCCCCGACGACGAGCTGCGGGTCGACGTCTACCGCTCCTCCGGCCCGGGCGGCCAGGGCGTCAACACCACCGACTCGGCGGTCCGGCTGACCCACCTGCCGACCGGCATCGTGGTCAGCTGCCAGAACGAGCGCAGCCAGATCCAGAACCGCGCCTCGGCGATGGCGGTGCTGCAGGCCAAGCTGCTCGAGCGCCGCCGCGAGCAGGAGAAGGCCGCGATGGACGATTTGAAGGACGCCGGCAACAGCTGGGGCAACCAGATGCGCTCCTATGTCCTGCACCCGTACCAGATGGTCAAGGACCTGCGCACCGAGCACGAGGTGGGCAACCCCTCCGCGGTGCTCGACGGCGACATCGACGACTTCATCGAGGCCGGCATCCGCTGGCGTCGATCGGCGTAG
- the pip gene encoding prolyl aminopeptidase, protein MTELYPQTEATDEGMLDVGDGNQIFWQTYGKPDGKPAVMVHGGPGSGCTPGMARGHDPARYRVVLFDQRGSGRSTPHASDPAADMSVNTTWHLVADMEALREHLGIERWLLSGGSWGSTLALAYAERYPHRVSEIVLSAITTSRRWEADWLYRGVARFFPEEFERFESGVAPEYRDGNLAVGYAWLMESSDPAVREKAARDWCAWEDAIVSLEPGAKPNAYSDRPGDALLAFVRICAHYVAHDAWLEEGQLIRDAGRLAGIPGVLIHGRLDLSAPLDTAWELAQAWPDARLIALADAGHQGSVSKRAASVEALDSFADR, encoded by the coding sequence ATGACTGAGCTGTATCCGCAGACCGAGGCGACCGACGAGGGCATGCTCGACGTCGGCGACGGCAACCAGATCTTCTGGCAGACCTACGGCAAGCCTGACGGCAAGCCGGCGGTGATGGTGCACGGCGGGCCGGGGTCTGGATGCACGCCGGGGATGGCTCGCGGTCACGACCCGGCCCGCTACCGGGTGGTGCTGTTCGATCAGCGCGGCAGCGGCCGCAGCACCCCGCACGCCAGCGATCCGGCCGCCGACATGAGTGTCAACACGACCTGGCATCTGGTCGCCGACATGGAGGCGCTGCGCGAGCACCTCGGCATCGAGCGCTGGCTGCTGAGCGGCGGCTCGTGGGGCTCGACGCTGGCCCTGGCCTACGCCGAGCGCTATCCGCACCGGGTGAGCGAGATCGTGCTGTCGGCGATCACCACCAGTCGGCGCTGGGAGGCCGACTGGCTCTACCGCGGCGTGGCCCGGTTCTTTCCCGAGGAGTTCGAGCGGTTCGAGTCCGGCGTCGCGCCGGAGTACCGGGACGGCAACCTCGCCGTGGGCTACGCGTGGCTGATGGAGAGTTCGGACCCCGCCGTCCGGGAGAAGGCCGCGCGGGACTGGTGCGCCTGGGAGGACGCGATCGTCTCGCTGGAGCCGGGCGCCAAGCCCAACGCCTACAGCGACCGGCCCGGTGACGCGCTGCTGGCCTTCGTCCGGATCTGCGCCCACTACGTCGCCCATGACGCCTGGCTGGAGGAGGGGCAACTGATCCGGGACGCCGGCCGCCTCGCCGGCATTCCCGGCGTGCTGATCCATGGCCGGCTCGACTTGAGCGCCCCGCTGGACACCGCCTGGGAGCTGGCGCAGGCCTGGCCGGACGCGCGGCTGATCGCGCTGGCCGACGCCGGGCACCAGGGCAGTGTCAGCAAGCGGGCGGCCTCGGTCGAAGCACTCGACTCCTTTGCTGACCGCTGA
- the ftsE gene encoding cell division ATP-binding protein FtsE, translated as MIALQNVTKIYPASTRPALDGVSLDIDKGEFVFLIGASGSGKSSVLRLLLREDVPTKGSVIVNGKDIAKLPARKVPELRRGIGCVFQDFRLLEKKTVFENVAFALEVINKSQRAITRSVPEVLEMVGLQGKSHRYPNELSGGEQQRVAIARAFVNRPLVLLADEPTGNLDPDTSQGIMGLLERINRKGTTVVMATHDNNIVDAMRRRVIELELGHIVRDQNRGVYGIGR; from the coding sequence GTGATCGCGCTCCAGAACGTCACCAAGATCTATCCCGCCAGCACCCGTCCGGCTCTGGACGGGGTTTCCCTCGACATCGACAAGGGCGAGTTCGTCTTCCTGATCGGAGCCTCGGGCTCGGGCAAGTCCTCGGTGCTGCGGCTGCTGCTGCGCGAGGACGTGCCCACCAAGGGCAGCGTCATCGTCAACGGCAAGGACATCGCCAAATTGCCAGCCCGCAAGGTCCCGGAGCTGCGCCGCGGGATCGGCTGCGTCTTTCAGGACTTCCGGCTGCTGGAGAAGAAGACCGTGTTCGAGAACGTCGCCTTCGCCCTGGAGGTGATCAACAAGTCCCAGCGCGCGATCACCCGCTCGGTCCCCGAGGTGCTGGAGATGGTCGGCCTGCAGGGCAAGTCGCACCGCTACCCCAACGAGCTGTCCGGCGGCGAGCAGCAGCGGGTCGCGATCGCCCGGGCGTTCGTCAACCGGCCGCTGGTGCTGCTGGCCGACGAGCCGACCGGAAACCTCGACCCCGACACCAGCCAGGGCATCATGGGCCTGCTGGAGCGGATCAACCGCAAGGGCACCACGGTGGTGATGGCCACCCATGACAACAACATCGTCGACGCCATGCGGCGCCGGGTGATCGAACTCGAACTTGGCCACATCGTCCGCGACCAGAACCGCGGCGTCTACGGAATCGGCCGCTGA
- the ftsX gene encoding permease-like cell division protein FtsX: MSGVATGLRRNASMTIALVLSTAIALFFLGGALLINKEIAKTQAAYKDKINVSIYLCTETSKQSPGSNCKHKVSPAELQALQAKLKADPQITDVQYLNETQATQIAKQRLGEKVVDEAGPGAIPSSFTVKLRDLKADYLPVAARYANAAGVEQIQNQDVSLKTMLRLFDTGRVGSFVMFFVVLICALLQMANTIQTAAQQRRNETGIMRLVGASRWMTQLPFVIEAMLAAVVGAILAMVGNWVAKVVFLDGLLGDQVKSRILQPISANDIILAGGVGLISGVILAALTAWLTLRLYVRL; the protein is encoded by the coding sequence ATGTCCGGAGTCGCGACCGGGCTGCGGCGCAATGCCAGCATGACCATCGCGCTCGTGCTCTCCACCGCGATCGCGCTGTTCTTCCTGGGCGGGGCGCTGCTGATCAACAAGGAGATCGCCAAGACCCAGGCGGCGTACAAGGACAAGATCAACGTCTCGATCTACCTCTGCACCGAGACCTCGAAGCAGAGCCCGGGATCGAACTGCAAGCACAAGGTGAGCCCCGCCGAGCTGCAGGCGCTGCAGGCGAAGCTGAAGGCCGACCCGCAGATCACCGACGTCCAGTACCTCAACGAGACCCAGGCCACCCAGATCGCCAAGCAGCGCCTCGGCGAGAAGGTGGTCGACGAGGCCGGTCCGGGGGCGATCCCGTCGTCGTTCACGGTCAAGTTGCGCGATCTGAAAGCCGACTACCTGCCGGTTGCGGCCCGGTACGCCAACGCCGCCGGAGTCGAGCAGATCCAGAACCAGGACGTCAGCCTCAAGACCATGCTGCGGCTGTTCGACACCGGCCGGGTGGGCTCGTTCGTGATGTTCTTCGTGGTGCTGATCTGCGCGTTGCTGCAGATGGCCAACACCATCCAGACCGCGGCCCAGCAGCGCCGCAACGAGACCGGCATCATGCGCCTGGTAGGGGCGTCGCGGTGGATGACCCAGCTGCCGTTCGTGATCGAGGCGATGCTGGCGGCGGTGGTCGGCGCGATCCTGGCGATGGTGGGCAACTGGGTGGCCAAGGTGGTCTTCTTGGACGGCTTGCTCGGTGACCAGGTGAAGTCTCGGATTTTGCAGCCGATCTCGGCCAACGACATCATCCTGGCCGGCGGGGTCGGCCTGATCTCCGGCGTCATCCTGGCCGCGCTGACTGCCTGGCTGACCTTGCGGCTTTACGTCCGGCTGTAG
- the smpB gene encoding SsrA-binding protein SmpB gives MAAATAPSSNRPVRKMIAQNKKARHDFLIVDTFECGVVLMGTEVKSLRLGRASLIDAFATIDNGEVYLHNVHIPEYAFGSWTNHTPRRVRKLLLHKGEILRLIGKIKESGLTLVPLSLYFVEGKVKVELALAKGKKTYDKRQDMAKRDADREISRVLGRRAKGRTD, from the coding sequence ATGGCCGCCGCAACCGCACCGTCCTCCAACCGCCCGGTCCGCAAGATGATCGCGCAGAACAAGAAGGCCCGGCACGACTTTCTCATCGTGGACACCTTCGAGTGCGGCGTCGTGCTGATGGGCACCGAGGTCAAGTCGCTGCGGTTGGGCCGGGCCTCGTTGATCGACGCTTTCGCCACCATCGACAACGGCGAGGTGTACCTGCACAACGTGCACATCCCCGAGTACGCCTTCGGGTCCTGGACCAACCACACCCCGCGCCGGGTCCGCAAGCTGTTGCTGCACAAGGGCGAGATCCTGCGGCTGATCGGCAAGATCAAGGAGTCGGGGCTGACCCTGGTGCCGCTCTCGCTGTACTTCGTCGAGGGCAAGGTGAAGGTCGAGCTCGCCCTGGCCAAGGGCAAGAAGACCTACGACAAGCGCCAGGACATGGCCAAGCGCGACGCCGACCGTGAGATCAGCCGGGTGCTGGGCCGGCGCGCCAAGGGCCGCACCGACTGA
- a CDS encoding amidohydrolase family protein: MAAGRPASSAGEVAAGLTDAQVPGVWQSLGLPGLADIHVHFLPAAMMAKVWGYFDRAEQHYGMAWPIHYRTSEDERIATLRELGVSRFPTLCYPHKPGMALWLNDWCAAFAASHPEAVHSATFFPEPGVTGYVRQALEAGARVFKVHVQVGGFDPSEAALDEAWGLLSDAGVPVVVHCGSGPLPGAHTGPGPIGQVLRRHPELTAVLAHAGAPEYVEHLALARGYRNVWLDTTMVGTPYLDRVAPVPAQALAGYRDLGERIVLGADFPNIPYSYARQIQSLLEWGFGDDWLRQVLWHNGAALMGYQS, translated from the coding sequence ATGGCCGCCGGCCGCCCGGCGAGCAGCGCTGGCGAGGTCGCCGCAGGGCTGACCGACGCGCAGGTGCCCGGCGTCTGGCAGTCGCTGGGGCTGCCCGGACTGGCCGACATCCACGTGCACTTCTTGCCGGCGGCGATGATGGCCAAGGTGTGGGGGTACTTCGACAGGGCCGAGCAGCACTACGGCATGGCGTGGCCGATCCACTACCGCACCAGCGAGGACGAGCGGATCGCCACCCTGCGCGAGTTGGGGGTGTCACGGTTTCCGACGCTGTGCTACCCGCACAAGCCCGGCATGGCCCTCTGGCTGAACGACTGGTGCGCCGCATTCGCCGCCAGCCATCCGGAGGCTGTGCACAGCGCCACCTTCTTCCCCGAGCCCGGCGTCACCGGCTACGTCCGGCAGGCGCTGGAGGCCGGCGCGCGGGTGTTCAAGGTGCACGTCCAGGTCGGCGGGTTCGACCCGAGCGAGGCGGCGCTGGACGAGGCCTGGGGCCTGCTCAGCGACGCCGGCGTGCCCGTGGTCGTGCACTGCGGCTCGGGCCCGCTGCCCGGCGCGCACACCGGGCCGGGCCCGATCGGGCAGGTGCTGCGCCGGCACCCGGAGCTGACGGCGGTGCTCGCCCACGCCGGGGCGCCCGAGTACGTCGAGCACCTGGCGCTGGCCCGCGGCTACCGCAACGTCTGGCTGGACACCACCATGGTCGGCACCCCCTACCTGGACCGGGTCGCCCCGGTGCCGGCCCAGGCGCTGGCCGGCTACCGCGACCTGGGCGAGCGGATCGTGCTGGGCGCCGACTTTCCGAACATCCCGTACAGCTACGCCCGGCAAATTCAGTCGCTGCTGGAGTGGGGCTTCGGCGATGATTGGCTGCGGCAGGTGCTGTGGCACAACGGCGCGGCGTTGATGGGCTACCAGAGCTGA
- a CDS encoding GNAT family N-acetyltransferase → MAVSWRPLSAESVAEWVELTNVLAVADSTDEFYDAAALTEELEEPGVDPRLDTLGVWQDGVLAGFGQLRISSGLFEGQARAEIYGGVRPECRGQGLGVEIMDRMEARALELAAQRHPGAPVMMRVPGGVEGSSARPMLERRGYRILRYYHEMTRPISGAPLPPTPPPRLPLRRYSADLAEAVRLAHNDAFSTHWGSIPIDAEAWAALTGSQTFRPDCSFVSLGPDGVVQAYILVCQWVPGEAWVHLVGTRQQARGAGLARACLAASVRAMAEQGYAKACLAIDSQNESGAGALYASLGFQLDRVIAHYGRLDPAR, encoded by the coding sequence ATGGCAGTGAGCTGGCGGCCGTTGAGCGCTGAGTCGGTGGCCGAATGGGTCGAGTTGACCAATGTGCTGGCCGTGGCTGACAGCACGGATGAGTTCTACGACGCGGCGGCGCTGACCGAGGAGCTGGAAGAGCCGGGCGTCGATCCGCGGCTGGACACCCTGGGAGTGTGGCAGGACGGCGTGCTGGCCGGGTTCGGCCAGCTGCGGATCAGCTCCGGGCTGTTCGAGGGTCAGGCGCGGGCCGAGATCTACGGCGGGGTCCGGCCGGAATGTCGAGGACAGGGCCTGGGCGTCGAGATCATGGACCGGATGGAGGCCCGGGCGCTGGAGCTGGCCGCCCAGCGCCACCCGGGCGCGCCGGTGATGATGCGGGTCCCCGGGGGTGTCGAGGGCTCTTCGGCGCGTCCGATGCTGGAGCGCCGCGGCTACCGGATCCTGCGCTACTACCACGAGATGACGCGGCCGATCTCCGGCGCGCCGCTGCCGCCAACGCCGCCGCCGCGGCTGCCGCTGCGGCGATACTCAGCCGATCTCGCCGAGGCCGTGCGGCTGGCCCACAACGACGCCTTCAGCACCCACTGGGGCTCCATTCCGATCGACGCCGAGGCCTGGGCCGCCCTGACCGGCTCCCAGACCTTCCGGCCGGACTGCTCGTTCGTCAGCCTTGGCCCGGACGGCGTCGTGCAGGCCTACATCCTGGTCTGCCAGTGGGTGCCGGGAGAGGCGTGGGTCCACCTGGTGGGCACCCGGCAGCAGGCCAGGGGCGCCGGCCTGGCACGGGCCTGTCTGGCGGCCTCGGTGCGGGCGATGGCCGAGCAGGGCTATGCCAAGGCCTGCCTGGCCATCGACTCGCAGAACGAGTCGGGCGCTGGCGCCCTGTACGCCTCATTGGGATTCCAGCTCGACAGGGTGATCGCCCACTACGGCCGGCTGGACCCGGCCCGGTAG
- a CDS encoding CYTH and CHAD domain-containing protein, whose amino-acid sequence MADTHREIETKFDVAPDFTLGDLAEFARPGTSVQSRVVNLSSAYFDTAEHNLLRSRLTLRRRTGDSDTGWHLKVPGAGFRTELHWPLAGNDEAPEELRSLIWPFVAAAELLPTVILNTTRTSHRVTAPDGRLVFELADDEVRAVSEGAQVAAPRWRELEVELGPAGSTADLERATELLLARGAFASRSASKLQRALGRPDDPDTDSAGAVLTSYLRAQCDSITAGHFAISDKPFEASASSQPHEAIHQTRVATRRLRAALRIFAPLFDAELAARLQEELTWFAAELGEVRDREVLRSRLARAVEDLPAYLVVGPVAQRIDEVLLTELRHHADALLATMRDERYQVLVQDLALWRERPPFTPQADSPPEALAQYVAAAEDKLAKRMRRATGNHTPAEQLHQARKAGKRARYAAEAAAPALGKSASKIAKRAAKLQTLLGEHQDAIVATELLRRIADQVADEGENAFTYGILVADQRRIAASSAQAARASTVR is encoded by the coding sequence GTGGCCGACACCCATCGTGAGATCGAGACCAAGTTCGACGTGGCCCCAGACTTCACGCTCGGGGACCTGGCCGAGTTCGCCCGCCCGGGGACCAGCGTGCAGAGCCGCGTCGTGAACCTGTCCAGCGCCTACTTCGACACCGCCGAGCACAACCTGCTGCGCTCCCGGCTGACCCTTCGCCGGCGCACCGGTGACAGCGACACCGGCTGGCATCTCAAAGTCCCCGGAGCAGGCTTTCGCACCGAGCTGCACTGGCCGCTGGCCGGCAACGACGAGGCGCCGGAAGAGTTGCGCAGCCTGATCTGGCCGTTCGTCGCCGCCGCGGAGCTGCTGCCGACCGTCATCCTCAACACCACCAGGACCTCGCATCGGGTCACCGCCCCGGACGGCCGGTTGGTGTTCGAGCTGGCCGACGACGAGGTGCGGGCAGTCTCTGAAGGCGCGCAGGTGGCGGCGCCTCGCTGGCGTGAGCTCGAGGTGGAGCTCGGCCCGGCCGGCAGCACCGCCGACCTGGAGCGGGCGACGGAGTTGTTGCTGGCCCGCGGCGCCTTCGCTTCGCGGTCGGCCTCGAAGCTGCAACGAGCGCTGGGGCGCCCCGACGACCCGGACACCGACAGCGCCGGCGCGGTCTTGACCAGCTATCTGCGCGCCCAGTGCGACTCGATCACCGCCGGCCACTTCGCCATCTCGGACAAGCCGTTCGAGGCCAGTGCGAGCAGCCAGCCGCACGAGGCCATTCATCAGACCCGGGTCGCTACCCGGCGGTTGCGGGCCGCGTTGCGGATCTTCGCGCCGCTGTTCGACGCCGAGCTGGCCGCTCGGCTGCAGGAGGAGCTGACCTGGTTCGCCGCCGAGCTGGGCGAGGTCCGCGACCGCGAGGTGCTGCGCAGCCGGCTGGCCCGGGCGGTCGAGGACCTGCCGGCCTATCTGGTGGTCGGTCCGGTCGCCCAGCGCATCGACGAGGTGCTGCTCACCGAGCTGCGCCACCATGCCGACGCGCTGCTGGCCACCATGCGCGACGAGCGCTACCAGGTGCTGGTTCAGGATCTCGCCCTCTGGCGCGAGCGGCCGCCCTTCACTCCGCAGGCCGACAGCCCGCCCGAGGCGCTGGCCCAGTACGTCGCCGCGGCCGAGGACAAGCTCGCCAAGCGAATGAGACGCGCCACCGGCAACCACACCCCCGCCGAGCAGCTGCACCAGGCCCGCAAAGCCGGCAAGCGCGCCCGCTACGCCGCCGAGGCGGCCGCTCCTGCGCTGGGAAAGAGCGCCAGCAAGATCGCCAAGCGGGCAGCCAAGCTGCAGACGCTGCTGGGCGAGCACCAGGACGCGATCGTGGCCACCGAGCTGCTGCGCCGGATCGCCGACCAGGTCGCCGACGAGGGCGAGAACGCCTTCACCTACGGCATCCTGGTGGCCGACCAGCGTCGCATCGCGGCGTCCTCGGCGCAGGCCGCCCGGGCCAGCACCGTCCGCTGA
- a CDS encoding GNAT family N-acetyltransferase has translation MTMSRLEEITPDNFDAAISLKVRPDQEHLVAPVVRSLAEAYVHPDTAWPRLIVDGDRPVGFVMAFFDIDFAGDGKGLDLRSGLWRLNIAAAAQGRGYGRFAVESVAAEIRRRGGTRVTTTWHPGAVGPEGFYLGLGFRPTGEMSGGQTVGERALT, from the coding sequence ATGACCATGTCGCGTCTGGAGGAGATCACCCCGGACAACTTCGACGCCGCGATCAGCCTGAAGGTGCGTCCGGACCAGGAGCACTTGGTCGCGCCAGTCGTGCGGTCCCTCGCAGAAGCGTATGTGCATCCCGACACAGCCTGGCCACGCCTCATCGTTGACGGCGACCGGCCCGTGGGCTTTGTCATGGCCTTCTTCGACATCGACTTCGCAGGCGACGGTAAGGGCCTGGACCTACGCTCGGGCCTGTGGCGCCTCAACATCGCAGCCGCTGCGCAAGGCCGTGGATACGGGCGCTTCGCGGTTGAATCCGTGGCTGCCGAGATTCGTCGTCGCGGCGGCACTCGCGTGACGACCACCTGGCATCCGGGCGCGGTCGGCCCGGAGGGCTTCTACCTCGGGCTGGGTTTCCGGCCTACCGGAGAGATGAGCGGAGGTCAGACGGTCGGCGAACGGGCGTTGACCTGA
- a CDS encoding restriction endonuclease, whose amino-acid sequence MTLWMVRAGRHGEGESEALASGFVGIGWPELGDLSRVRSSAEVRALADATYKDAKPSTLANWAGQIDAFRHRMRVGDLVALPLKSSPAIAFGRVTGEYRHVSEADAAIRHQRAVSWISEGIPRELIDQDLLYSLGAFLTVCRIKRNNAEARIRALLDAPHQARPWDGGSAAGEPTVVTEPEEASDAAIDLLEIGRDQIRRRLAERFRGHDFARLVGELLRAEGFFCEVSPAGPDGGVDVLAGEGGMGFDGATLAVQVKSGAQVCDAPTLRELKGVMSNFGATRGLLVSWGGFTKSARQEARRLFFEIRLWDSDAVIEKLQQVYDRLPADLQAEIPLQRIWTVLPEEG is encoded by the coding sequence ATGACTCTATGGATGGTCCGGGCTGGTCGTCACGGCGAGGGTGAAAGTGAAGCTCTGGCTTCGGGCTTCGTCGGAATCGGGTGGCCTGAGCTCGGCGATCTTTCGCGTGTCAGATCATCAGCCGAGGTTCGGGCGCTGGCCGACGCCACGTATAAGGACGCCAAGCCGTCCACGTTAGCCAACTGGGCTGGTCAGATTGATGCTTTTCGGCATCGGATGCGGGTCGGGGATTTGGTTGCGTTGCCATTGAAGTCTTCGCCTGCAATCGCGTTTGGACGTGTCACTGGTGAATACCGACACGTGTCGGAGGCCGATGCCGCCATACGTCATCAGCGAGCAGTGAGTTGGATCTCTGAGGGCATTCCGCGCGAACTCATCGATCAGGATCTGCTGTACTCCCTCGGCGCGTTCCTCACTGTGTGTCGAATCAAACGCAATAACGCCGAGGCGCGGATCAGAGCCCTCCTTGACGCACCACACCAGGCGCGTCCGTGGGACGGCGGCAGCGCTGCAGGCGAGCCCACAGTGGTGACCGAGCCGGAAGAAGCCTCAGACGCTGCCATAGATCTACTTGAGATCGGCCGGGACCAGATTCGGCGACGACTGGCGGAACGCTTTCGAGGACACGACTTCGCCCGACTTGTCGGAGAACTGCTAAGGGCTGAGGGATTTTTCTGCGAGGTGTCACCGGCTGGGCCGGACGGTGGTGTGGATGTCCTGGCCGGCGAAGGCGGCATGGGCTTCGACGGAGCTACCCTGGCCGTTCAGGTGAAGTCCGGCGCTCAGGTCTGTGATGCTCCGACGCTACGGGAGCTTAAGGGGGTGATGAGCAACTTCGGGGCGACCCGCGGCCTGCTCGTCAGCTGGGGTGGCTTCACGAAATCAGCTCGACAGGAAGCACGCCGCTTATTCTTCGAAATCCGGCTCTGGGACTCTGACGCAGTCATCGAGAAGCTGCAGCAGGTTTACGATCGGCTCCCAGCAGACTTGCAGGCCGAAATCCCGCTCCAACGCATCTGGACGGTGCTGCCAGAAGAGGGCTAG
- a CDS encoding SDR family oxidoreductase: MGAPRAELTGKVAIVTGAARGIGYAIASRFAAEGAHVALSDIDVDGAGSAAESIVNQGGNAIGVGGDAGVAADVDRLIQTTLDRFARVDILVNNAGDVTTLRHFLDSDQDWWDRLVRTNLTSHYLCTRGVAGLMAAAGGGCVINVSSGGANRSHRGMVAYDATKGAIEAMTRSLALDLAPYGIRVNALVPGLIATNPAHLAPPARTLRDETVPLGRGGTPEDLAGPAVFLASDDAAYVTGACLVVDGGVLVQQRSPQVEVFGLDKFPRIPGSRFS, encoded by the coding sequence ATGGGAGCACCACGAGCTGAACTGACGGGAAAGGTCGCGATCGTCACCGGCGCCGCGCGGGGCATCGGCTACGCGATCGCCAGCCGATTCGCCGCCGAAGGCGCGCACGTCGCGCTGTCCGACATCGATGTCGACGGCGCCGGGAGTGCCGCCGAATCCATCGTCAATCAAGGCGGAAACGCGATCGGCGTCGGAGGCGACGCCGGCGTCGCAGCGGACGTCGACCGGCTGATCCAGACGACCCTGGACCGGTTCGCCCGCGTCGACATCCTGGTCAACAACGCTGGCGACGTCACCACGCTGCGCCACTTTCTCGACAGCGACCAGGACTGGTGGGACCGGCTGGTGCGGACCAACCTCACGAGCCACTACCTGTGCACCCGCGGCGTCGCCGGCCTGATGGCGGCCGCAGGTGGCGGCTGCGTGATCAACGTGTCCAGCGGGGGCGCCAATCGCTCGCATCGCGGCATGGTCGCCTACGACGCCACCAAGGGCGCCATCGAGGCGATGACGCGCAGCCTGGCGTTGGACCTGGCGCCGTACGGCATCCGGGTCAACGCGCTGGTGCCGGGCCTGATCGCGACCAACCCCGCGCACCTGGCGCCCCCGGCGCGCACGCTGCGCGATGAGACGGTGCCGCTGGGACGCGGTGGGACGCCGGAGGACCTCGCCGGACCGGCGGTGTTCCTCGCCTCCGACGACGCCGCCTACGTCACCGGCGCGTGCCTGGTGGTCGACGGCGGGGTGCTGGTGCAGCAGCGCTCACCGCAGGTCGAGGTGTTCGGGCTGGACAAGTTCCCGCGCATCCCCGGCAGCCGGTTCAGCTGA